The sequence TCGAGCGAGGACTCATCCCGGTGCCGCCGCCGCGTGGCGATCTGCCGCTGCTTGGAGACGATGAGCCGCAGCAACGAGCGCAGCTCGCTCATGATGTACGGAGAGGCGCCGATGCGCAGGCACGGAGGGATGTAGGTGTCGACGAGCACCAAGCTCCCTGACTTGTCGCGAGCGAGCTCGGCGATCTTCAGCGCATCGAAGTCATCCCGGGGCTCATCGCCGAACAGGAGCTTCATGTTCCGCTGCGCGAAGGAGATATGGATGACGGAGGTAGACGCGTGCAGGTCACCCACGGGGCGGCTGCGAGGCGAGAAGCGAGGGCTTGCGCCCAGCTTGCCCGCGGCGCCGTAGCTCTCCACGTCGCTGCGCTCCTTGGGGATGCCGAGGTAGACCTCAAGCAGCTGCTGCGTCGGCCGGAAGTGCCCCTCCACGGGCCGGGCCGCGGGGGACTCCTCGTGACCAGCCTCGAAGCCAACGGAGAGCCCGTCCGGCAGGATGCCGAAGAACTCGAGGAGGCTGACCTGGCCTGCGCGCAGAGCTTCCATGTCGAACTGCATGGAGGCCACGCCCCAGGGATAGAGGCACACCGAGCTCAGGCGGGTCTCCACGAGGGACTCGTGGTAGAGGTCCAGCTGCTGCATGTGGTGGGGACTCATGAACATCCCCTCGGACCAGATGATGCGCTGCGGGGCCTTCATGGCGTTCTCCTCGAAGGCCGCAGGTAGTCGATCTGGTAGCCCTGAAGCTTGAAGCGGAGCTGGGTGTCCAGCGGGGTCGCGTCATCGCCGCGGTCACCTGCTGGCTGCTCCTCGCATTGGCTGGGAGGCACGGGCGGCAGCTTGGCGACGGCCAGCCACGCGTAGCCGAGCGGCTGGCGGAAGAGGCCCACCGCTGCCACGTACTGCGCCTTGGGATCCCGCTGTACCCAGTGCTTCACCACATCGCCGGCCGGGACAACGAACTCGGCTGTCTGCAGCAGATCCTCTCCCAGCAAGCTCTTGGGGTCGGACCAGAGCTTTTGAAAGCTTGCACGCTCCAACTTGACGCTGTCCTTGATCTGGAGGAACTGGACCACCGTTGGGAGCGCCCGGCCATAGGCGTCTGGGTTGACGCGCTCCGCCGCCTCGAGCTTGGCAAGGAAAGGAGGAGGTGTATCGCAGGCGGAGGCCTTGCTCAGAGCGCAGCCAGGGAGGGTTAGTAGCGCGCAGACGGCCGTCGTCCTCTTGAGGGAATACCTCTGGAGAGGAACTCGCCGTGCGTGATCACAGCCATGGTTCGACATGCCACCACTCGTCAGGTGAAATGGAGAGAGCCCAGCAGTGGGCGGTATGGGCCCTTGGGAAAAGTTCCCCGACCAACTCAACGCGGGGAGGGATAGCCCAATCGCTCACACTTGTGAGTACCACCTAAGTGGTAACCCCATTCACAGGGGCATCAGGTACCACTGCCAAGAAGCAGGATTCGAGCATCCCCTATCCGATCACGTGGCTGGTAACACCTTATCCAGCCGTGATCTTGCTGCGAGGAGTTGCATGCAACAGAGCAGGCTTGCCCGGACAGTGTACGGGATCGCGATCATCCTGGCTTCATCGATGGCGTTCGCTCAGGAGCCGGAGCGGCTGGTCGGCTTTGAACTGGAGCGGCTGGATGTCAATCCTGCCGCCACAGGCTCGCTGGTGCAGGGGACAGGGGAGCTGATGCCGACCGGAGACTACCGTTTCTCCGCGATCAGCCATTACCAGCACAACCCGCTGATGTTCTCGCGTAGGGGGCAGGTGCTGCCCATCGTGGGGAGCCGTACCACTCTGCTCTTGGCGGCGGCATACGCACCGTTCTCATGGCTTGAGATGGGTGTGCAGCTCCCGCTGGTAGCGTTCCAGACGGGGGCTGATCTGAAGGAAGAGGGGATCGATCGGCTCTCCTCCTTCGGGCTCGGCACCCCTCTGGTGAGCGCAAGGATGAGGCTGTTCTCCCAACTGGATGGCGCCCTGGGCGATCTGGCGCTGGAGATGGGCGTGGGGGCACCGGTCGGCGGTTCTCACGGGCTGACTCGGGATGCGGGGCCGCGCTATGCGCCGCGGCTCATGATCGGCCGGCGGTTCGGCTGGTTCAGGGTGGCGCTGGACTCGAGGATGGTGGTGCGTCCGGAGATTAAACCCTACGCGGATCGGGAGTTTGTCCGTGGTCCCATGGGGAACGAGGCTCAGGTGGGGCTCGTGCTGGCGACGGTGGGCCAGCGTATGCGCTGGGAGTTGGACGTACGGGGCACGGTTCCGCTCGTGGAGCAGCCCAGCTCTGTGGAGCTCTTGCTGGGGCCTCGATACCTGGTCAATCCAGCGGTGGAGGTGTTTGCACTGGCCGGTGTAGGAGGGGGTTCGGCGCCCGGTATCCCTCTGTTCCGAGTGATGCTGGGAGCGGCGTTCGGCAAGGTCATCCCGCCCCGCTTGTCAGATGAATCGGCGGTGAACTGCTCTCCGGCACTGGACCACACCGTGGAGGAGTGCCCGGACCTGGATGAGGACGAGGACGGCGTTCCCAACGGGGTGGACCAGTGTGATGACGAGGCGGGGCCCGCGGATCGTTTGGGCTGCCCTCGGAAGGACAGCGACAACGATGGCATTGAGGACAAGCTCGACGCGTGCCCAGAAGTACTAGGAGTGGCGGCTTGGCAGGGCTGTCCGATGCCGGACCAGGACAAGGATGGGATTGAGGACGAGAGAGACGTGTGTCCATCCGAGCCCGGGCCCGAGAAATCGCGCGGGTGTCCGCTCAAAGACCGGGACCAAGATGGCGTCGAGGACGATGTGGACCAGTGCCCGGATCTGGCGGGGCCTGAGGAACGTCAGGGCTGCCCAGAGTCGGATCTGGACAAGGACAACATCGCCAACGTGTTGGACACCTGCGCGAAGGAGGCAGGCCCTGAGAGCAACCAAGGGTGCCCCGCGCATGAAGTGCCGCGGGTGAAGCTGACGCGGAAACAGATCGAACTGACGGAGAAGATCCTCTTCATCCCAGGGCAGCCACGAATCCGGCCCGAGTCTTTCGAGGTTCTCCGTTGGGTCTCGAAGGTGATCCTCGAGCACCCAGACCTGCCGATGATCGTGGTCGGCGCGCACACGGACGACCGGGGGAACGCGCTCGACAACCTGCGGCTGACGCAGGGCCGGGCGGACGCTGTCAGAGAGTTCCTTATCGAGCGTGGGGTCGCACCCGAGCGGCTCCAAGCCAAGGGCTACGGACAGGAGCGGCCCGTTGCCAGTAATGCCACGTCCATCGGACGTGAGAACAACCGACGCATCGAATTCACCATCGTTATCTCGCAGTAGGTGGAGCTGACAGAGTTACAGGGGGAACCCCATGAGAAGATCATGCAGCCTGATGTCGCTGGTGGCCCTGGTGTTCTGGGCCTCCACGTCCGCGGCCGAGCCCGACACATTGGGCCTGGGAACCGGACGTGATGGAGCGCTGATCGTCACGGAGCCGCGAACCGTCATCAATCGCTATGCACAGGTCACGGTACCTCTTGCGACGGGAGACACCGTGCTGTTCGTCTCATCGACAGAAGGGTTCGCGGCGGGCGACCTGATCATGGTGTTGCAGACGACGGGCATTGTCCCGGAGCCGGCTCAAGGCGCGCCTGGGCCCATCTCGTTGAGCACGGATCCTGTGGGCAGGTGGGAACTGGCGCGGGTGAGCTTCGCCGAACGTCAGGAGCTGAAGTTGGGAGCCCCGCTCCTGTACTCCTACGCGGGACTTGTGACCCAGGTGATCCGCATCCCAGAGTACACGGATGTGAAGGTTGTAGCAGGGGCGAGCCTCGTCGCGGCGCCGTGGGATGGCAGCCAAGGAGGGGTTCTTGCCTTCCTGGCCAAGGGGCTCATTCAGAACGAGGGGACGCTTCAAGCCAGCGGCGTAGGATTCCGCGGAGGACTGGTGCTTGAGGAGTTCGCTGGCTTCGCCGGGTGCGCCGCCTTGCCTGCCTCCGTGCGCCCGGGAGCCGGCAGGGGAGAAGGGATCTCGTCCCTGGACTTCGGTGTGTGGGCCACTGGCCTGGAGAATGCGTCCAACGGCGGTGGTGGTGGTCTCTGCCCCCGAGCGGGAGGGGGGGGAGGGGGGAATGGTGCGGCAGGAGGTCGGGGAGGCGACTCCCTGGTCTATGGCGACTCGGCACGGAATATCGGGGGCAAGGGTGGAGCGGGGCTGGTCTATTCCCTGACGGATCACCTGACGCTGGGAGGAGGCGGTGGCCAGGGGTATGGGGGAGGGAGGCATTCCCAGGGAGGCGCTGGAGGCGGAGCCATCTTCGTGCGCGGGTATCGCCTGGCTGGGAGCGGATCCATTCTGGCGGATGGTGCCGCTGGTGATGATGCAACGCAGGGAGGCGCGGGCGGAGGTGGGGCTGGCGGGAGCGTCTACTTGAGGTTCGTGGACTCTGCGGAGTGTGGTTTCATCTCTGCGAGCGGCGGCAATGGAGGGAGCAGCTCCGCAGGGATTGCGGAGGATGGAGGCGCTGGAGGCGGAGGCGGAGGCGGACGGCTGCTATATCAAGCGGCGAGCACGGGGGCTTGTCCCATGTCCGTTGAAGCGGGGCTCGCAGGCGGAGTGGCCGGGACAATTTCTGGAATTGTCACGAATGCACAGCCTGCCGCGAGCCAGCTTGTCGCGCATCGAGGCATCATCACCCGGCTTGAGACGGAATTCGAGCAGTTCGCGAACTGTACTCTCAACGCGCCTGTGTTCACGACGCCGGTGAACAACGGGTATGTTAATGCCCAACTCAAGGTGACAGGGTCTGTGTCAGGGTATGGAAGTAACGCCAAGGTCAGGATTTATGTCGGAAGCGACTTGGCAGGGGATGCCACCCCTAATAGCGGAACGTGGAGCTATACTTTTGCAGTGGGCGTGCTGGAGGACGCTCGTCAGTATACCATCAAAGCTATAGGGGTTTGTGGTAGCAATTCAGAGGAGAGTTCTAATGCGACGAGCATCAACGTCACGGTTGACACGGCGGTACCGCAGATTGGATGGGTAACGCGGCCGAGCGATCCTTCTCCTGAGCTCAGGCCTACCCTCTCTTTCAACACGGGAAACCAGGAAGTTTCCGTGAGGTACACGTGTACGCTGGATGGGAGCGCAGGGTTTGGCTGTGGTGTGGGAACCACTGGACAAGTGGTTTCATATACAGTCGCAGGCACTTTGCTCGATGGTAGCCGTCACACATTCACTGTTAGGGGAACGGATGAAGCGGATAATCCAACCAACGGCTCCCTCTCCTACTCTTGGACGGTGATATATCCATCAGATACGGTCATCGATCCTCCTCGCCCACCAGATCCTACCAATGTGACGGCTGCGGCCTTCTCATTCCATGCGACAAAGGCGGGCGCTACCTTGGAGTGCAGACTCGATGAGAGCGCATGGGCGGCCTGCACCAGCCCCAAGTCGTACTCCGCTCTGGCGGACGGCCGCCACACCTTTGAAGTCAAGGCGATGTTGGGGTCGATCGAAGACACCTCGCCCGCCTCCTATTCTTGGGTGGTGGATACGGAATCTCCGGATACCCGCATTGAGCAGAAGCCCAATGATCCCACGAACAGTACGAGGGCTACGTTCACGTTCAGTTCGCCGGAAGAGGGGTGCAGTTTCGAGTGCAGCCTGAACGGTGGAGTCTACACATCTTGTCCAAGTCCATGGACCTCTCCAGAACTGGCGGACAGCCGTCACACGCTTTCGGTCAGGGCCAGGGACGCGGCAGGCAATATCGATCCCTCGCCTGCCACGTATTCCTGGCTCGTTGACTCGACGCCTCCGAATACCGTGTTTGACCAGAAGCCTACCAATCCCAGCAACGTCACGCGGCCCACGTTCGCGTTCAGTGCCTCGGAGACGGGAAGCAGCTTCGTGTGTAGCTTGGATTCGGCGGCGTTTACGCCGTGTACGAGTCCAGTGACGACACCTCTTCTCGCTGAGGGTAGCCACACCTTCGCGGTGAAGGCCACGGATGCGCTAGGTAATACGGCTGCCTCGGCCACGACCTATACCTGGGTGGTGGACATCACCCCCCCTGACACAATCCTGGGAGATAAACCCACCAATCCTTCCAACGAACCGAGGCCTAGGTTCACGTTTAGCGCCACCGAGACGGGGAGTACCTTCGAGTGCCGGATGGATCAGGGACTGTACGTAACCTGTTCCAGCCCATGGACCGCTCCATCCCTCACGGATGGAAGCCATACCTTTGAAGTGAGGGCCACGGATGCCGCAGGAAATGTAGACCCTACTCCTGTCAGCTACACCTGGGATGTGGACACAGAGGCGCCGGACACTGCAATCGAGCAGAAGCCCTCCAATCCCAGCAACAGCGCGCGAGCCACGTTCACCTTCAGTGGGCAGGGAGGCGCCGTAGGCTTCGAGTGCAGCTTGGACTCTGCGCAGTTCGCGCCCTGCACAAGTCCCTGGCAGTCCCCGCTTCTGGCAGAGGGGAATCACACGTTCGCGGTCAGGGCCAAGGATGCCGCAGGCAACATCGATCCTTCACCTGCCACCTATACCTGGCGAGTGGATACGCAGCCACCAGACACATCGATTGATCAAAAGCCTCCTAACCCCGATAACAGGACGAGCGCTACGTTCACCTTTGCGTCCAGTGAGGCTGGGAGCAGCTTCGAATGCAGCCTCGACGATGGGGAGTACGCGAGCTGCACCAGCCCCTTGACCTACTCGGTTCCAGAGGGAAGCCACATCTTTGCGGTGAGGGCCAAGGATGCTGCGGGCAATGTGGACGACTCTCCTGCGACTTATACCTGGCGGGTGGACACTGGCGCTCCAGACACGGCGATCGATCAGAAGCCGCCCAATCCCAGCAACAATGCGAATCCAACCTTCACGTTCACCTCCACGGAGCCCGGCAGCAGCTTCGAGTGCAGCCTGGACTCAGGGCCGTTCGCAGCATGCGCCAGCCCAGTGGTCTTCCACGTTTCCGAGGGAAGCCACTCGCTCTCTGTGAGGGCCAAGGATGGGGCGGGCAACGTTGACCCTTCTCCTGCCACCTACCCGTGGGTGGTGGATCTCACTCCGCCAGACACGGCGATTGAGGCGCCGAGACCGCGCAACCCTACCAATGAGACCAGTGCCACCTTTCGCTTTTCGGGTGCTGGAGCGGAAGGGAAGTACTATTGCAAACTCGATGAGCAGGTGTACGCAGACTGCTCATCGGGCACTATCACCTACGATGCGCTGAGCCAGCGGGTGCACACTTTCTCTGTGTATGCCAAGGATGCTGCAGGCAATGATGATCTGCAGAACCCAGCCACTTACATCTGGGAGGTCGATACAGAGCCCCCTGAGACAGTGATCGAGGAGGCAAGCAAGCCGCCCAATCCCACCAGTCTGCTCAGCGCCACGTTCCGCTTCTCGGGAGCTGGACCTGGCGGACACTACCAGTGCTCGCTCGACTCGCAGTCGTACGTCGGCTGTGACTCGGGAACCATCACCTTCTCGCCGTTGAGCAATGGTGAGCATTATTTCAAGGTCTTTGCGATTGATGCCGCAGGGAATGCAGATGCGAGCCCCGCAGAGTACCGGTGGGTGGTGGACTCGAGCCCGCCTGAGACCGTCATTCTGGAAGTCACGGAGGCGGGTGGCATTGCTGCGAGGAACCCCACCAACTCAAGGAGTATGAAGTTCCGCTTCTCGGGAGCGGATGCACCCGGAGGATATCGGTGCCGCCTCGAGTCTCCCACCTCTCCAGGAAACTTCAGCCCCTGCGGTACAAGATTGGGTACCGGCACTGGGACTGCTGGCATCGAGGAGTATGTGAACTTGGGTGCCGGCCGCCATGTCTTCTCTGTCTATGCAGTCGATGCCGCAGGCAATGAGGACCCGAGTGCTGCTACCTATGAGTGGGTGGTGGATCTTCAGCCTCCCGTCACCACCATCACGAATCCAGCGACCAACGCTGCGAAGCTCTGGCGTACCAATCAGACATCACCTGTCTTCAGGGGTACCTCCGAAATGGGGAGCAGGGTGGTGCTGCAGATCGACGGACTGGGCACGGATACTCAACAAATGGGGAGCAGCGGGAATTGGGAACTGACTACCCGACATGTCTTGGCAGAGGGTAAGCACGTCGTGCGTGTGGTCGAAGCGACCGATGCGGTCGGCAATACGTGGACTCCGTCGAGCACTTCGCCACTGCCTAGCGACTCGGCATTCGAGTTCTGGGTGGATACGACTCCGCCGCAGACCGCGATTACTCAGAAACCTCCCGAGATTCACAATTCCATCAGTGTTCTTTTCAATTTCAGTGACCCAACCGAGGAGGACGGGTTGAGTACAACGTTTGAGTGCAAGGTCGTCGCTCAGCACCTTGAGAAAGAGTTTGAGAGCCCTTGCCTTGGCGAGCAGCCTTACAACCTCGCGAACATCTTCGAGATCGCGAACGACAACATCAAAGCTGTGAATGGGACGTATACCATCTTCGTAGCCGCGAGAGATGAAGCGGGAAATCTGGACGAGACTCCTGCTTCCTATGCGTTCACTGTCATTGTTGAGCCGCCTGATGCTCCTCAGATCAAGAAGCCAGCCAATGGCGATGAAATCTACGACCTGAACCCCAGTGTCTCGGGGAACACCATCCCGAATGGAAGCGTGGAGTTTTTCCTGGATGGCAAGAGCATGGGGTCCAAGAAGGCGGATGCGGCAGGAGTGTTCACGTTCCGGTTCGCTGACCCCTTGGAAGAGAGAGCCCACGAGCTGCGAGCCTCGGTAACGGATCTGGCCAGCAATCCAAGCCCTCAATCGCAGCCGATTACCTTCACAGTGTTCGCGCCCAAACCCGTGGCTGAGGCAATTGGGGGTGGATTGGGCTGTGCCGCCTCCACCGCGGAGCCGTGGCTCGTGCTCCTGGGACTCTTCGCGGGAGGAGTCTTGCGCTCACGCCACCGCCGGCGCTGAGCCAGGCGGAGACACACGGTCATGCATAGTGAGAAGTATCAGCTGATCCAAAAACTCGCGACCGGCGGCATGGCCGAGGTGTTCCTCGCCAAGTCCGCCGGTCCCATGGGCTTCGAGAAGTCGCTCGTGGTCAAGCGCATCCTGCCGCACCTGGCCACCGAATCCTCCTTCGTGGACATGTTTTTGTCCGAAGCCCGGCTCGCCGCTCAGCTCAATCACCCGAACATCGTCCAGATCTTCGATTTCGGCGAGGCGGACGGCACCTACTTCATCGCGATGGAGTACATCGATGGGGTCAACCTGAGAGAGGTCATCCGGCGCGCTGGCGCAGTGGGCCTCGTTCTACCCCTCGCGTTTTGCGCCCGCGTCATCTCCGCCGCCTGCGAAGGGCTCGCCTTTGCCCACGACTGCATCGACCCGGCCACGAACCTGCCGATGAACATCATTCACCGCGACATCAGCCCAGACAACATTCTGCTGTCGCGCCAAGGCTCGGTGAAGGTCGTGGACTTCGGCATCGCCAAGGCCGCGGGTGTGAGCCCCCACACCCAGACGGGCGTCCTCAAAGGCAAGCTGGCGTACATGCCGCCTGAGCAGCTGCGCAATGAGCCCTTGGATCGCCGCGCGGATGTCTACGCGTTGGGCATTGTCCTCTACGAGCTGCTCACAGGGTTCAAGCCCTTCAGGGCTTCCTCCGAGGCCGCTCTGCTCCAGGCCATCCTCTCCGAGCCTGAGGTCCCCGTCGAACAGCGCCGGTCTGATGTGCCAGAAACCCTCCAACGCATCCTCTCTCGGGCCATCTCCAAGGATCGCGAGAAGCGCTACCCTGACTGCCCCTCCTTTCAGGCGGATCTGGAGGCGTTCATCGTCGAGTTCATTGTCTCGACCGGTAAACCCATGGGCGCCTCGCAGATGGCAGGCATCGTCGCCATGATGGCGACCGCCGAGAGTGTATCCCCTTCGCCTCAGAAGACGACGAGTCTCCCCCGGTCTCCTTCCAAGCTCATTCAGTCCCAGCCGCAGCCCGAGTCTTCCTCGGCCGCTGCAGTGAGGCCTGTCACCGATCTTGCTCCGCTGCAAGAGGTCCTGCAGCCCGAGGTGCACGGGCCCAGGGATGAGCGGACTACGGTGGCTCGTCCCTCGAGGCTTTCTCCCAAGGTTCCCCATCCGCACGACAAGGAGACGGCCTGGGTCGCGCTCGTGGGCGTCCTGTTGATCCTGATAGGGGGCGGGTACCTGAGCCGACGGCTTCTCGCGGGGGGCCCACCTCGGGAACCGGTCTCTCTTGCTCCCGCTGGGCCTACCGTTTCTGTGTCCGTCATGGCTCCGGGAGAGGCTCACGGAGGTGAGGCCCTTCCTGCGACGACTCCGCAAGCGTCAGATGGGGGGACATCTTCGCCAGCGCTGAAAGACGTCCTGTCCAGCAGCGGCACGGATGAGCACAGCCAATCGATTGCGTCCGCAGGAATGGACGTCTCCCAACCGCCAGGTCCGGTTTTGCGGGATGCAGGAGTTGCTGCGTCTGGTAGAGGTTCTTCCTCACGGGGGGAGGTCAAGCCTCCTGAGAAGCCTCGCACTCAGGCTGTTGTCGTGGGACAGGGCTCCCTGGATCTGCTGGTCGTTCCCGAGGCCATGCTGTTCCTCAATGGATGGCAGATGGGGCTGACCCGGAAGGCTTCCTTCCCGCTCGACGCGGGCAAGTACACCTTGAAGCTCGTCAACTCAAAGCTTCAAAAGAAAGTAGAGCGGGAGATTCTGGTCACCGCAGGCCAGACCACCCAGATCGACATCAATTTGTTGGAACAGTAAGCCGGGCCTGCCTCAGGGCTCGTACTTCGGTGTGCTGATGACGACCGCGAACGGGTCCGGCCTCTCTCGCTTCTTCGTGAGGGTCCGGTTCTCCACTGCGACCTTGTGGTACGGCTCAATGCGCAGCCGCATCCCAAACACCCACCGGTTCTTCTCGGGCTCCGGCGCGGGTTGGCCGAAGGCCATCAGCTTCGTCGAGGAGTCGCTCATGGCTGACAACCTAGCACATCTTGAACGAGGATCCTACCCGCAGCGTTGAAAGGCCGCCCACCAGAGCAGGCGGTCTTTCCTGCTGGCAAAGCCAGAGCGCTACGCGCCGACAGCCGCGCCAGACAGAGGCAGAGCCTCGGAGAGGCGGCGCTTGCTCCACTTCACGCCCACCTGGGCCCGGTAGTCCGTGAACAGCGAGCCGATGATGGTGCTCACCCCCACCGCGACGTGGACGATGGCCGACAGCGGCGAGCGGCGCGCATAGCCAAACACGAAGGGCGAGGCGATGGCCGCCAGGCCCCACGCGTAGTCGATGAACTCATGCACCTCGATGGGGATGATCTTGCGCAGGCTCAGCCGGTAGTCGGTGAGCAGGGACACGCCCAGGTCCGCCATGCCCAGGGCCAGCCCCGCCGTGCAGGCCGGCTTGGCCGCGCCCATTGCCACGCCCAGCACCGTCAGGCCGTTGGCGTAGTCCAGCAGTGAGTGGATGTCCTGCGGAACGAACCGCTTGAAGGGAAGCACTCCGAACAGCGGCTTCGCGGGCGTCCCAGCTTCTGGTCCGCGAGACAGAGACCGGCGCATGGTGCGTTGCAAGGTGGGAGGAATCAGAGAACGCGCATCACGCGCGATGGGCAGATCGACCTCGGGCATGAACCACCTCCGTTTGGGTGCGCCAAATGTAGGGATGCCTCTTCCCTGAGACGTTCATGAGGGTGAGCCTGCCGGCTCACCGGGCGAGCACGGTGGGCTGGCGGGCAGGGGAGCGCAGGCCTGGGCCCCGACAACGGTTCGCGGCATCTCCATCCTTCTGAAGTCAGGGCCTCTGGTGGGCCCTTCGTTCTCTCAAGCGAGGTCAGGTCATGCTCGTTGTCTGGTCCGCACTGTTGGGCGTCCTCATCTTCATGGGCATCATCGTGGTCACCCTGGTGTTCGGCGCCG comes from Hyalangium minutum and encodes:
- a CDS encoding OmpA family protein, whose product is MQQSRLARTVYGIAIILASSMAFAQEPERLVGFELERLDVNPAATGSLVQGTGELMPTGDYRFSAISHYQHNPLMFSRRGQVLPIVGSRTTLLLAAAYAPFSWLEMGVQLPLVAFQTGADLKEEGIDRLSSFGLGTPLVSARMRLFSQLDGALGDLALEMGVGAPVGGSHGLTRDAGPRYAPRLMIGRRFGWFRVALDSRMVVRPEIKPYADREFVRGPMGNEAQVGLVLATVGQRMRWELDVRGTVPLVEQPSSVELLLGPRYLVNPAVEVFALAGVGGGSAPGIPLFRVMLGAAFGKVIPPRLSDESAVNCSPALDHTVEECPDLDEDEDGVPNGVDQCDDEAGPADRLGCPRKDSDNDGIEDKLDACPEVLGVAAWQGCPMPDQDKDGIEDERDVCPSEPGPEKSRGCPLKDRDQDGVEDDVDQCPDLAGPEERQGCPESDLDKDNIANVLDTCAKEAGPESNQGCPAHEVPRVKLTRKQIELTEKILFIPGQPRIRPESFEVLRWVSKVILEHPDLPMIVVGAHTDDRGNALDNLRLTQGRADAVREFLIERGVAPERLQAKGYGQERPVASNATSIGRENNRRIEFTIVISQ
- the tssK gene encoding type VI secretion system baseplate subunit TssK codes for the protein MKAPQRIIWSEGMFMSPHHMQQLDLYHESLVETRLSSVCLYPWGVASMQFDMEALRAGQVSLLEFFGILPDGLSVGFEAGHEESPAARPVEGHFRPTQQLLEVYLGIPKERSDVESYGAAGKLGASPRFSPRSRPVGDLHASTSVIHISFAQRNMKLLFGDEPRDDFDALKIAELARDKSGSLVLVDTYIPPCLRIGASPYIMSELRSLLRLIVSKQRQIATRRRHRDESSLEFTASDVTLFLELHALNGVIPFLSHVIEAGNMRPHDLYLMLSRLGGQLCTFSAEADPSVMPPFQFTNLRVTFEELFRRLTELMRSVALEQCITVPLERGADGLYRAKLEDERIDRCGQFLIMVRSELPEQTIVDQLPKLSKLGSWSEIQGLVQATSQGIPLQVTYRPPPEVPIRPGASYFTLTQDAGWRNVLREHAVALYLPHPFNSSQTSIELLAVPNVGR
- the agmC gene encoding adventurous gliding motility protein AgmC, with the protein product MSLVALVFWASTSAAEPDTLGLGTGRDGALIVTEPRTVINRYAQVTVPLATGDTVLFVSSTEGFAAGDLIMVLQTTGIVPEPAQGAPGPISLSTDPVGRWELARVSFAERQELKLGAPLLYSYAGLVTQVIRIPEYTDVKVVAGASLVAAPWDGSQGGVLAFLAKGLIQNEGTLQASGVGFRGGLVLEEFAGFAGCAALPASVRPGAGRGEGISSLDFGVWATGLENASNGGGGGLCPRAGGGGGGNGAAGGRGGDSLVYGDSARNIGGKGGAGLVYSLTDHLTLGGGGGQGYGGGRHSQGGAGGGAIFVRGYRLAGSGSILADGAAGDDATQGGAGGGGAGGSVYLRFVDSAECGFISASGGNGGSSSAGIAEDGGAGGGGGGGRLLYQAASTGACPMSVEAGLAGGVAGTISGIVTNAQPAASQLVAHRGIITRLETEFEQFANCTLNAPVFTTPVNNGYVNAQLKVTGSVSGYGSNAKVRIYVGSDLAGDATPNSGTWSYTFAVGVLEDARQYTIKAIGVCGSNSEESSNATSINVTVDTAVPQIGWVTRPSDPSPELRPTLSFNTGNQEVSVRYTCTLDGSAGFGCGVGTTGQVVSYTVAGTLLDGSRHTFTVRGTDEADNPTNGSLSYSWTVIYPSDTVIDPPRPPDPTNVTAAAFSFHATKAGATLECRLDESAWAACTSPKSYSALADGRHTFEVKAMLGSIEDTSPASYSWVVDTESPDTRIEQKPNDPTNSTRATFTFSSPEEGCSFECSLNGGVYTSCPSPWTSPELADSRHTLSVRARDAAGNIDPSPATYSWLVDSTPPNTVFDQKPTNPSNVTRPTFAFSASETGSSFVCSLDSAAFTPCTSPVTTPLLAEGSHTFAVKATDALGNTAASATTYTWVVDITPPDTILGDKPTNPSNEPRPRFTFSATETGSTFECRMDQGLYVTCSSPWTAPSLTDGSHTFEVRATDAAGNVDPTPVSYTWDVDTEAPDTAIEQKPSNPSNSARATFTFSGQGGAVGFECSLDSAQFAPCTSPWQSPLLAEGNHTFAVRAKDAAGNIDPSPATYTWRVDTQPPDTSIDQKPPNPDNRTSATFTFASSEAGSSFECSLDDGEYASCTSPLTYSVPEGSHIFAVRAKDAAGNVDDSPATYTWRVDTGAPDTAIDQKPPNPSNNANPTFTFTSTEPGSSFECSLDSGPFAACASPVVFHVSEGSHSLSVRAKDGAGNVDPSPATYPWVVDLTPPDTAIEAPRPRNPTNETSATFRFSGAGAEGKYYCKLDEQVYADCSSGTITYDALSQRVHTFSVYAKDAAGNDDLQNPATYIWEVDTEPPETVIEEASKPPNPTSLLSATFRFSGAGPGGHYQCSLDSQSYVGCDSGTITFSPLSNGEHYFKVFAIDAAGNADASPAEYRWVVDSSPPETVILEVTEAGGIAARNPTNSRSMKFRFSGADAPGGYRCRLESPTSPGNFSPCGTRLGTGTGTAGIEEYVNLGAGRHVFSVYAVDAAGNEDPSAATYEWVVDLQPPVTTITNPATNAAKLWRTNQTSPVFRGTSEMGSRVVLQIDGLGTDTQQMGSSGNWELTTRHVLAEGKHVVRVVEATDAVGNTWTPSSTSPLPSDSAFEFWVDTTPPQTAITQKPPEIHNSISVLFNFSDPTEEDGLSTTFECKVVAQHLEKEFESPCLGEQPYNLANIFEIANDNIKAVNGTYTIFVAARDEAGNLDETPASYAFTVIVEPPDAPQIKKPANGDEIYDLNPSVSGNTIPNGSVEFFLDGKSMGSKKADAAGVFTFRFADPLEERAHELRASVTDLASNPSPQSQPITFTVFAPKPVAEAIGGGLGCAASTAEPWLVLLGLFAGGVLRSRHRRR
- a CDS encoding serine/threonine protein kinase, translated to MHSEKYQLIQKLATGGMAEVFLAKSAGPMGFEKSLVVKRILPHLATESSFVDMFLSEARLAAQLNHPNIVQIFDFGEADGTYFIAMEYIDGVNLREVIRRAGAVGLVLPLAFCARVISAACEGLAFAHDCIDPATNLPMNIIHRDISPDNILLSRQGSVKVVDFGIAKAAGVSPHTQTGVLKGKLAYMPPEQLRNEPLDRRADVYALGIVLYELLTGFKPFRASSEAALLQAILSEPEVPVEQRRSDVPETLQRILSRAISKDREKRYPDCPSFQADLEAFIVEFIVSTGKPMGASQMAGIVAMMATAESVSPSPQKTTSLPRSPSKLIQSQPQPESSSAAAVRPVTDLAPLQEVLQPEVHGPRDERTTVARPSRLSPKVPHPHDKETAWVALVGVLLILIGGGYLSRRLLAGGPPREPVSLAPAGPTVSVSVMAPGEAHGGEALPATTPQASDGGTSSPALKDVLSSSGTDEHSQSIASAGMDVSQPPGPVLRDAGVAASGRGSSSRGEVKPPEKPRTQAVVVGQGSLDLLVVPEAMLFLNGWQMGLTRKASFPLDAGKYTLKLVNSKLQKKVEREILVTAGQTTQIDINLLEQ
- the tssJ gene encoding type VI secretion system lipoprotein TssJ; amino-acid sequence: MSNHGCDHARRVPLQRYSLKRTTAVCALLTLPGCALSKASACDTPPPFLAKLEAAERVNPDAYGRALPTVVQFLQIKDSVKLERASFQKLWSDPKSLLGEDLLQTAEFVVPAGDVVKHWVQRDPKAQYVAAVGLFRQPLGYAWLAVAKLPPVPPSQCEEQPAGDRGDDATPLDTQLRFKLQGYQIDYLRPSRRTP